ATCATCCGGACCGTCGGCCGTGTGGAATATGATGAAAGAAGGATAACAACCATTACCACGCATATTGAAGGATGGATTGAAAAGCTTTTTGTAAACTATACGGGCAGGTATGTTAAAAAGGGAGAACCGCTATTAAGCATTTACAGCCACGAGCTGATTTCAACTCAGGAGGAATATCTCATCGCGTTTAAATGGAGACAAAAGCAGTCAGGCACTGCGCTTGAGGAGAGCGCTGCTTCCCTTCTCAATGCGGCAAGGAAAAGGCTTTATGTCTGGGACATCAGCGACAAGCAGATAGAAGAGATTGAAAAACTCGGCAGGCCGGTGAAGGCGCTGACTATTTACAGCCCGGTTGAAGGATATGTCAGTGAAAAGGCGGCATTTGAGGGCATGATGATAAAGGCAGGCGAGCCGCTGTTCAAAATAGCCGACCTTTCAAATTTATGGATAATTGCGGATATTTATGAGTATGAGCTGCCTTTTGTAAAACCCGGCGATGCATCAAGGATTGCGCTGAGTTATCTGCCAGGCAGGGAGTTTTCGTCAAAGATTGACTATATATATCCCTCGCTTTCAGCAGAGACAAGGACTGCTAAAGTCAGGTTTTCAATACCGAACACCGGAGCTCAGCTTATGCCGCAGATGTTTACCGGCATTGAGATAAAGATAGGATTAGGCAGGAAACTTGCTGTTCCTGATGATGCCGTAATTGACACAGGGACAAGGCAGGTGGTTTATGTTGACAAGGGCGACGGCTATTTTGAGCCGAGGGAGGTTATGCTCGGCTTAAGGGCTGAGGGCCTGAGGGAAGTGCTTGCAGGACTTAAAAAGGGCGAAAAAATTGCCGTATCAGCCAATTTCCTGATTGATTCAGAGGCGCAGTTAAAGGGCGTAAAACCTCTCGGACATAAGCACTGAAATGCCTATGGTGAGAGGCGGGTGTCTAAAAATTCTTGAAACGCAACAGGATTTATTGAGAGGCGATTATTTTTTTGACTTAACAGAGAGATTATGCAAAAAGTTTTTCATAAAAATAATCGCCTGTTTAAAGGTGTTGCAACAAGACTTTTTATCCCCCCTCTCACCATAAACAATAAAAACATTACAGTTACGAGTCACGAATTATGATAGCTAAAATCATAGAATACAGCTCGCGGAATAAATTCCTTGTTTTTCTACTGGTGATTTTTCTGTGCGTATGGGGCTACTGGGCCATAGAAAAAATCCCGCTTGACGCCATCCCGGACCTGAGTGACACACAGGTCATTATTTACACTGCATGGGAGGGGCGGAGCCCTGACCTGGTTGAAGACCAGATTACCTACCCTATAACATCAACGCTTCTTGCCGCCCCTAAGGTTCAGGCAGTGCGCGGTTTTTCATTTTTGGGGAGTTCCTTTATCTATATTATCTTTGATGAAGGGACGGACATCTACTGGGCCAGGGCCAGGGTGCTTGAGTACCTGCAGTCAGTAAAAAACAAACTGCCTGCTGATGTTAATCCCGTGCTGGGCCCTGATGCGACAAGCGTCGGATGGGGCTTCAGCTACGCGGTTGTTGATGAAGAAGGCAGGTATGACCTTTCGGAATTAAGGTCTGCTCAGGACTGGAACATAAAGCTTGCGCTTGAAAGCGTCCCGGGCGTATCGCAGGTGGCAAGCCTCGGCGGTTTTGTCAAGCAGTACCAGGTAACGGTGGACCCTGCGCGCCTGCTTGCTTACAACATCCCTATCATGAAAGTCATGGAGGCAGTGCGCAAAGG
Above is a genomic segment from Nitrospirota bacterium containing:
- a CDS encoding efflux RND transporter periplasmic adaptor subunit, translating into MKRKIIALIIIIVISGAAAAGLYFYKQRTAPPPVAHTTHEEAKEVSQAQAEEAEETPLVEISPEKQQMMGVKTAAVDFQPLQKIIRTVGRVEYDERRITTITTHIEGWIEKLFVNYTGRYVKKGEPLLSIYSHELISTQEEYLIAFKWRQKQSGTALEESAASLLNAARKRLYVWDISDKQIEEIEKLGRPVKALTIYSPVEGYVSEKAAFEGMMIKAGEPLFKIADLSNLWIIADIYEYELPFVKPGDASRIALSYLPGREFSSKIDYIYPSLSAETRTAKVRFSIPNTGAQLMPQMFTGIEIKIGLGRKLAVPDDAVIDTGTRQVVYVDKGDGYFEPREVMLGLRAEGLREVLAGLKKGEKIAVSANFLIDSEAQLKGVKPLGHKH